One Phycisphaerales bacterium DNA window includes the following coding sequences:
- a CDS encoding response regulator has product MSESNGKWGSAAPPGPEAAPPRQAVDILVVDDNASKLLALEAALAALGENVIAASSGREALRQLLSRDFATIILDVNMPDMDGFETARMIRSRVRSATTPIIFVSAVNMNEIDALRGYSLGAVDYIFAPVIPEVLRAKVSVFVELHRKSEEARIHAERLAERTRELERSQRELRLSERMASIGTLCAGLGHDMGNLLLPLSVWTNSIKAAQLPPDLEEGVRHLTMCVQYLRRLASGLRLVSLDPSRSSGDELVKLPAWLDEIEPILRNSLPRGVNLKTEIPANLPAVRIAPHRLAQVAFNLIQNAGEVLRGRDDGLVRLWAQAEESGEGVRIGVSDNGPGMPPEVLKRCLDPFFTTKTRGISTGLGLSLVHGIIRAAGSQLAVTSSLGRGTTFSFVLPPVSVA; this is encoded by the coding sequence GTGTCTGAAAGCAACGGCAAGTGGGGATCGGCCGCGCCGCCGGGTCCGGAGGCAGCGCCTCCACGGCAGGCGGTTGACATCCTCGTCGTGGATGACAACGCCAGCAAACTGCTGGCGCTCGAGGCGGCGCTGGCGGCGCTCGGAGAGAACGTCATCGCGGCTTCGTCGGGGCGGGAAGCGCTGCGCCAGCTGCTCTCGCGCGATTTTGCCACCATCATTCTTGACGTCAACATGCCCGACATGGACGGCTTCGAAACCGCCCGCATGATCCGCTCGCGCGTGCGCTCAGCGACCACGCCGATCATCTTCGTCTCGGCCGTCAACATGAACGAGATCGACGCACTGCGGGGCTATTCGCTCGGCGCTGTCGATTACATCTTCGCCCCGGTTATTCCCGAGGTGCTGCGGGCCAAGGTGTCCGTCTTCGTCGAACTGCATCGCAAGTCCGAGGAAGCGCGCATCCACGCCGAACGCCTCGCCGAGCGCACGCGCGAACTCGAGCGGAGTCAGCGCGAGTTGCGGCTCTCCGAGCGCATGGCGTCGATAGGCACCCTCTGCGCCGGGCTGGGCCACGACATGGGCAACCTGCTCCTGCCCTTGAGCGTGTGGACGAACTCCATCAAGGCCGCCCAACTGCCGCCGGACCTCGAGGAAGGCGTGCGCCACCTGACAATGTGCGTGCAATACCTGCGGCGGCTGGCCAGCGGATTGCGCCTGGTCTCGCTGGATCCTTCGCGCAGCAGCGGCGATGAACTCGTGAAGTTGCCTGCATGGCTCGACGAGATCGAGCCGATCCTGCGGAATTCACTGCCGCGCGGCGTCAACCTCAAGACCGAGATTCCGGCAAACCTGCCAGCCGTTCGAATTGCACCGCACCGGCTCGCGCAGGTCGCGTTCAACCTCATTCAGAACGCCGGCGAAGTGCTGCGCGGGCGCGACGACGGGCTGGTGCGCCTGTGGGCTCAAGCCGAGGAGTCCGGTGAGGGCGTGCGCATCGGCGTCAGCGACAACGGACCCGGAATGCCGCCGGAAGTGTTGAAGCGCTGCCTCGACCCCTTCTTTACCACCAAGACGCGCGGCATCTCCACTGGCCTTGGTCTCTCGCTCGTACACGGCATCATCCGCGCAGCCGGCTCGCAGTTGGCCGTCACATCCTCGCTTGGCCGAGGCACGACTTTCTCGTTCGTGTTGCCGCCGGTTTCCGTTGCGTAG